tttttgaatttgtaaatcacatttttgaattttctgtacGTTTTTTCTCCCAGGTTGTGTTCAGAAACGCTctggaaatcagattttttattttctatatgaTTTTTTCTCCCAGGTTGTGTTCAGAAACGCTctgaaaattggatttttgaATTTGTAAATCACATTTTTGAATTTCCTGTACATTTTTTTTGCCCAGGTTGAGTTCAGAAACGCCCTGGAAATCGGATTTTTGAATTTGTAAatcacatattttaatttttctgtacatttttacGCTCAGGCCCTGAAAATCgcatttttgaattttctgtacattttgcTCACAGGTTGTGTTCAGAAACgctctgatttaatttttgtgatatttttcaCTTCAGGTTGTGTTCAAAAACGCTCTTgaaattggattttaaaattttttgtgcatttttttcctcaggttgTGTTCAGAAACGCCCTTGAAATTGGATTTTCAATTTCCTGTAAATTTTTTGCCCAGGTTATGTTCAGAAACTCTctgaaaattggattttttattttctatatttttttttgcccagcTTGTGTTCAGAAACGCTCTAGTTTcattttttgtgatattttatCCCAGGTTGTGTTCAGAAACGCTctggaaatcagatttttgggCGGCCAGTACTTCCTGTATGGATTTTTGAATTCAGAAACATCctgtaaatcacattttaaaatttcctgtaCATTTTTCTCCCAGGTTGTCTTCAGAAACGCCCTGGAAATCGGATTTCTGGGCGGCCAATACTTCCTCTACGGCTTCAACGTCCCGGCCATCTTCGAGTGCGACCGCTACCCGTGCGTCAAGGAGGTGGAGTGCTACGTGTCGCGGCCCACGGAAAAAACCGTGTTCTTGGTCTTCATGTTCGCCGTGTCCGGCGTCTGCGTCCTGCTCAACCTGGCCGAGCTCAACCACCTGGGCTGGCGCAAGGTGCGCGCCGCCGTGCGGGGAGCGCGGGCCCGCAGGAAATccctggctggggaggggaagaaacCTGGCACGGCgacggggatggggacggggacggTGCCGGCGTTGGGTAGGACCCAGTCCAGTGAGTCGGCCTATGTGTGATTTGGGGTTAAAGTTGGGATCaagattgggatttggggtcaaaattgggatttggatttgggttaGGATTGGGACTGGGGTCAGAGATTGGCAGAACCCAGTCCAGCGAGTCGGCCTATGTCTGATTTGGAGTTAAAGTTGGGATCaagattgggatttggggttaaaattgggatttggatttgggttaggattgggattggggtctgTGCTCACAGGACCCAGTCCAGCAAGTCAGCCTAGGTgtgatttgggatcaggattgggatttggggtgggatttgagatcaggattgggatttgggatgggatttgggtttgggattggatttggggtcaAGATTAAGGTCAGGATTGATATTGGGGTCAGGGATTGGCAGGACCCAGTCCAGTGAATCAGCCTACGTGTgatttgggactgggattgggggtcaggactgggatttgggatgggatttggggtcaggattaGGGTTAGGATTGAGATTGGGGTCAGGGATTGGCAGGACCCAGTCCAGCGAGTCGGCCTACATGTGATTTGGGACTAGGattaaaattgggatttgggatcaagATTAAGGTCAGGATTGATactggggtcagggatgggcaAGACCAGTCCAGTGAGTCGGCCTATGTGTGATTTGGGTTAAAGttgagatttgggattgggatttggggttaaaattgggatttgggatgggatttagggtcAGGATTGAGATTGGGG
This Catharus ustulatus isolate bCatUst1 chromosome 34, bCatUst1.pri.v2, whole genome shotgun sequence DNA region includes the following protein-coding sequences:
- the LOC117009647 gene encoding gap junction delta-2 protein-like isoform X2; its protein translation is MFMCNTLQPGCNQACYDKAFPISHIRYWVFQIILVCTPSLCFITYSVHQAAKQRERRFSFLYPLLEAKKAKPNGALAAEAGKDEAEAARPPRSGRAKRQEGISRFYVIQVVFRNALEIGFLGGQYFLYGFNVPAIFECDRYPCVKEVECYVSRPTEKTVFLVFMFAVSGVCVLLNLAELNHLGWRKVRAAVRGARARRKSLAGEGKKPGTATGMGTGTVPALGRTQSSESAYV